The following are encoded together in the Penaeus chinensis breed Huanghai No. 1 chromosome 20, ASM1920278v2, whole genome shotgun sequence genome:
- the LOC125036224 gene encoding uncharacterized protein LOC125036224 isoform X1 yields the protein MGERQCRCYTALVLIGAALVLAAVASDSHQRNDVRSLEELHLKDRPLATNYHRLDPNSSYRSERSVGPALPNAEKKPQQATPPEAEKAALAKDVGLPEAPLAVAAHSGVKAANESEARTAGSESGTERKGRLIEKLKEWYKGKEPEKEEPSGIIINSHLSTGHLDPHGHHHHIPFYHQPPFVQPIIIGTGGGSKDEYPVVITKPVPHYITVTQPVAITVTETVKPSHILAHTTLSTYMTPSHVYIQETNTLEPVTVTLGSHEANWGWNFFGEGDGGGSIGGDHVVYLVKPDHGSGGSSSSQTTSEVMVIESPGHVLNKGIQKIKDTFSGIYNVGQGIKDKFNSQVSSLFGKDDHEVIVVHKPHTVTVASSKPTVTHTVMLQSKPHVHGYVEGVFAGQGHIHVGRSMTVTRPATYTATITTAAVNMPGCTHCN from the exons ATG GGCGAGCGTCAATGTCGCTGTTACACCGCCTTGGTGCTGATCGGCGCCGCGCTGGTCCTGGCGGCGGTGGCGTCGGACAGCCACCAGAGGAACGACGTGCGATCGTTGGAGGAACTACACCTGAAGGACAGGCCTTTGGCGACCAACTACCATCGACTGGATCCTAACTCCTCCTACAGGAGCGAGAGATCCGTCGGTCCTGCCCTTCCCAACGCCGAGAAGAAGCCGCAACAAGCAACGCCACCCG AGGCGGAGAAGGCGGCTTTGGCCAAAGACGTCGGCCTGCCCGAGGCTCCGTTAGCGGTCGCCGCGCACTCGGGGGTCAAGGCAGCGAACGAGAGCGAGGCCAGAACTGCGGGATCCGAGAGCGGGACTGAGCGCAAAGGGAGGCTCATAGAGAAGCTCAAGGAATGGTACAAGGGGAAGGAGCCGGAGAAGGAAGAACCCAGcggcatcatcatcaacagccatCTCTCGACTGGCCACTTGGACCCTCACGGACACCATCACCACATTCCCTTCTACCACCAGCCTCCCTTCGTGCAGCCCATCATCATCGGAACTGGCGGGGGCAGCAAGGACGAGTACCCTGTCGTCATCACCAAACCTGTTCCACACTACATCACGGTTACTCAGCCTGTCGCTATCACTGTCACGGAGACAGTGAAACCATCACATATTCTGGCGCATACGACTCTATCGACGTACATGACCCCTTCCCACGTGTACATCCAGGAGACCAACACGCTGGAGCCCGTGACCGTCACCTTGGGGTCGCACGAAGCGAACTGGGGTTGGAACTTCTTCGGGGAGGGCGATGGCGGCGGGAGCATTGGCGGCGACCACGTGGTGTACTTGGTAAAGCCCGACCACGGCTCCGGGGGCTCGAGCTCGTCCCAGACCACGTCCGAGGTGATGGTCATCGAGTCCCCCGGCCACGTGCTGAACAAAGGTATCCAGAAGATCAAGGACACTTTCAGCGGCATCTACAACGTGGGTCAAGGAATCAAAGACAAATTCAACAGTCAGGTCTCATCGCTATTCGGCAAAGACGATCACGAGGTGATCGTAGTCCACAAGCCTCACACGGTCACGGTGGCTTCGTCCAAACCCACGGTGACCCACACAGTGATGCTGCAGTCCAAGCCCCACGTGCACGGCTACGTCGAGGGCGTTTTCGCGGGCCAAGGCCACATCCACGTCGGCAGAAGCATGACCGTAACGAGACCTGCAACCTATACTGCAACCATAACAACGGCCGCTG TAAACATGCCCGGCTGTACACACTGCAATTAA
- the LOC125036224 gene encoding uncharacterized protein LOC125036224 isoform X2: MGERQCRCYTALVLIGAALVLAAVASDSHQRNDVRSLEELHLKDRPLATNYHRLDPNSSYRSERSVGPALPNAEKKPQQATPPEAEKAALAKDVGLPEAPLAVAAHSGVKAANESEARTAGSESGTERKGRLIEKLKEWYKGKEPEKEEPSGIIINSHLSTGHLDPHGHHHHIPFYHQPPFVQPIIIGTGGGSKDEYPVVITKPVPHYITVTQPVAITVTETVKPSHILAHTTLSTYMTPSHVYIQETNTLEPVTVTLGSHEANWGWNFFGEGDGGGSIGGDHVVYLVKPDHGSGGSSSSQTTSEVMVIESPGHVLNKGIQKIKDTFSGIYNVGQGIKDKFNSQVSSLFGKDDHEVIVVHKPHTVTVASSKPTVTHTVMLQSKPHVHGYVEGVFAGQGHIHVGRSMTVTRPATYTATITTAAGEEMWK, encoded by the exons ATG GGCGAGCGTCAATGTCGCTGTTACACCGCCTTGGTGCTGATCGGCGCCGCGCTGGTCCTGGCGGCGGTGGCGTCGGACAGCCACCAGAGGAACGACGTGCGATCGTTGGAGGAACTACACCTGAAGGACAGGCCTTTGGCGACCAACTACCATCGACTGGATCCTAACTCCTCCTACAGGAGCGAGAGATCCGTCGGTCCTGCCCTTCCCAACGCCGAGAAGAAGCCGCAACAAGCAACGCCACCCG AGGCGGAGAAGGCGGCTTTGGCCAAAGACGTCGGCCTGCCCGAGGCTCCGTTAGCGGTCGCCGCGCACTCGGGGGTCAAGGCAGCGAACGAGAGCGAGGCCAGAACTGCGGGATCCGAGAGCGGGACTGAGCGCAAAGGGAGGCTCATAGAGAAGCTCAAGGAATGGTACAAGGGGAAGGAGCCGGAGAAGGAAGAACCCAGcggcatcatcatcaacagccatCTCTCGACTGGCCACTTGGACCCTCACGGACACCATCACCACATTCCCTTCTACCACCAGCCTCCCTTCGTGCAGCCCATCATCATCGGAACTGGCGGGGGCAGCAAGGACGAGTACCCTGTCGTCATCACCAAACCTGTTCCACACTACATCACGGTTACTCAGCCTGTCGCTATCACTGTCACGGAGACAGTGAAACCATCACATATTCTGGCGCATACGACTCTATCGACGTACATGACCCCTTCCCACGTGTACATCCAGGAGACCAACACGCTGGAGCCCGTGACCGTCACCTTGGGGTCGCACGAAGCGAACTGGGGTTGGAACTTCTTCGGGGAGGGCGATGGCGGCGGGAGCATTGGCGGCGACCACGTGGTGTACTTGGTAAAGCCCGACCACGGCTCCGGGGGCTCGAGCTCGTCCCAGACCACGTCCGAGGTGATGGTCATCGAGTCCCCCGGCCACGTGCTGAACAAAGGTATCCAGAAGATCAAGGACACTTTCAGCGGCATCTACAACGTGGGTCAAGGAATCAAAGACAAATTCAACAGTCAGGTCTCATCGCTATTCGGCAAAGACGATCACGAGGTGATCGTAGTCCACAAGCCTCACACGGTCACGGTGGCTTCGTCCAAACCCACGGTGACCCACACAGTGATGCTGCAGTCCAAGCCCCACGTGCACGGCTACGTCGAGGGCGTTTTCGCGGGCCAAGGCCACATCCACGTCGGCAGAAGCATGACCGTAACGAGACCTGCAACCTATACTGCAACCATAACAACGGCCGCTGGTGAGGAAATGTGGAAG TAA